A window of Daucus carota subsp. sativus chromosome 2, DH1 v3.0, whole genome shotgun sequence genomic DNA:
CTGGTGTTCTAGATCTAGTACTCGTAAAATTTACTAGgaatgattaaattttaatcacATAAATGTGCATCCCAAGATTAATGTCCACAATGTATATCATTGTTCCTTAAAACAAAAGTTGTTAAAGCATGGAATCAAGTAGCAACGGTGATCTCACCTGCACATCTTGAGCATTAACATCAAGATGATCCGCAATGAGGAACCGAAACCTGGAAGAATCCAAGTTGGTACCCGACCCAATAACCCGATTTGAAGGAAACCCGGAAAGCTTCCAAGCAACATATGTCAAAACATCCACTGGATTGGAAACAATCAGCAGGATCGCCTCCGGAGAGTGTTTAGCTAAAGGTGGTATAATCGTCTTGTACATGGCCAGATTCCTCTGCAATAAGTTAAGCCGTGACTCACCCGGATTCTGTCGGGCTCCAGCAGTCACAATGCAAAGATCCGACCCGGCAGTGACTTGATAGTCAACTGAAGCCTGGATCTTAGTCCTGGGTAGAAAAGCAGCCGCGTGCTGCAGGTCAAGCATTTCACCTGTCATCATAcataaacataaattaaaataatgtaaGATACTCTAAAAAacggaaaaaatatatttaatttatatttatgtacgATACCTTGGAGTTTATCGGGTTTTGCATCGACGAGAGCGAGCTCGTCGACAAGATCTTGAGTGAGGATAGTTTGGGCTATGGCCATTCCGACGTTGCCAACACCGATAACGGAGACTTTGGTGGGGCGATTGGTGGGGGAAGGTTGAGAAGAGCTTTTGATGGGTTTAAAAAAGGCTTGAGTTAAGTCTAGGCCTCCTGGgcctaagcttgaagatgatgAGCTCTGATGCATCTTTCTTTCTCTAAAGAATATTTGACAgattttgttttattgtttgATTTCTTGTTCTCCGATATGTGGAAGCAGTTGATGGTTTTATAGACGAGAGAAGATGTGAAGGTTTTTGAGAAAGAAGAGGTTTTAAGTTTCAACGGTCttgtgttttttattagataatGTAACAACTCACAGTGCAAACAAAagtagaaatataaaatatctatGACAGAATATACACTTACTTAACTCTGTATTAGAAATATTTAGCAGGAAAAAAAAGTTCTCTACTGCAGCTCTGCAAGATGTTTAACAGCAAAATATACTGCAGAAATTatcaatatgattttaatatggTGCTATAacagaaattattttttattcttgaatttaaaataaacagTGATTTCGGCTTTTCTTTTTTCACATCACAATGTGACAGTGTATTCTTGTCGATCTGTCTCCGTCACtcttatttatttacaaatgAGTAGGTAATGGGGTTAACAAAATTAATGAAGTaatgtgaaaaaaaaattgataaattatatattcatatatttagaATTCATTCAGCATTATCAGCAAGCAGCAGAACGAAATAGTAATATTTTAGTGGGTTAGTTGCGGTCTCGGGTAAATTTACAAATAGAATGTTCCGAATATtgtgaaagaaaagaagaatttttttttcttggggAAAGTCAAATAAAGAAGACTAAAGCAAATAAAGAAGACTAAAGCATTGTGTACAACCGTACAGGTTAAGGCAAATGGTTTTCAAGAATTGTATATCAGAGTCCCTGTTTTCGACTCTTGTAAACTCATTACCACCAGCgcttacaattttatatatggaGCAACTTTAACTTTATTCTAAAAAATACTGATTGATCGAGAATTGTATGTGTTGCTGTGTATATGAcgcttttctttctttcttgctacaaatattgtaaattagGGCCGTCTCTTTGGGTCTATCCGGTGGATCATCATCTTTTGTCATTCTTGCTTTTCTCTTTACTGAAATTCTTCCAAAaaccaaatatttattataaaagcatgaTACAATTTAACGAGGCGTTTGGATTGTAAAATAGGGAATGAGAATATTTACCGGCCAAGTGAAATTAGGAATTTTACGTCTTGCAATAAAATTGCTAATTGATCGAAACACCAACACATGAATTTGAGGTTCTGATTCCTTGTAACCGGCTCATTAGTATCCGAGCTGCATACTTAAATAATATCCGCAGAAGTAGAGGGCAACCGTTAATTTAccacttatgttgtgtttggttggggagaatggaatggaatggaatgaaatgagtaaaaaatacttgaaactaatagagataggaagaaaattttgaaaaaatttgaaagagtgcaaaattgctatgatgagatttgagaagaaattgaggatgagagagaatggagcattccatctcaaatggaaGGGATCATATCTAGCATATGATGtagagaatggaatggaggaaagaatgaaatttcttaaaaatcatctataagatagttcatttttcattccattccttccggaatcattcaccccaaccaaacacaaccttAGAGCTAGGTCCCAAACAGGATTAGTAATAGTATAATACCCTAAATCTGCAACATGCAGGGTTCAATACTTGGAGTATCTTCTTGCATCTTCTTGCAATACTCTCACGGTTTAGTAATACGCATTTGTTGATGTTTAATACGCATTCGCTGCAGGTCGGTCAAAACGAGAAGAATATGTGTGAATAATGCATGCTTTCAGTAAAGGGAAGATAGAAATACCCACACTATGAGATATAATATCTAAAACGACAAACCAGTACTATTACATACTAGTATTTCATTTTAAAGGAACATTTAACTGTGAATTGCAGTAAATCTTGATTTCCCAGCAGATACATACATATTCACTCGCTAGTCCACCGTGATTCCAGCTTAGCGACGTCATGCTCATGAGTCATGACACTTTCAGTGATGAAAACTTTCAAGAACTGCTATTTAGTACCCGCTCGCTAGCTATTTATCATAGTTAATAGCTTGGCTAGAATCAGGTTTTGGTGCTTGATGAGAGTTGATTTTagtcatttgaaaaaaaattagcagCTGCTTAAGCTCTTCCGTTAAAAACATTGCAGCTCTGAAATTTCAACAGAAATCATATATAGTCATAGTGTTATAGAAACTAAACGATAAACTTGTCAGACATTTTTTTGAATCAGGCACAATTATTAcagaaaaaacaaataaaagatgGAACCATGTATTATGCCAAATGCTACAAATTGTTACAGGAAGAAGCAGTCTCGCTGCAATATAACTTTTCAACTCCGGAACATTAGGAAATATTGTAATCCATAGCAGTGTTGTAAAGTTGAATTGGAATCTTAATTGAACTTTACATCTCATTTATTATATAGGAGTATCATATGTGAAACGGCATCAAACAGCTGGGGTTGTCGCGGTGTGTATGGGAAGTCCTATATGTTATGCTTCACAAAATTTAATAGTGGTACTTGTGATCATGAGATATCTAGTCTTTTGTGTTGTGAATAGGAGGCTTGCGATGTGGCTGTGCATAATCCATAACCACGACATCTTCTATGATATCTTTTGAGTTGGAGTCTGCTGGTTCCTCAACATCTTGCGCCACAGATCCTGATGTCGACAATGCTTGCCTCCTCCATTCCTGAAAAAGAAATTTGCATAACCTTGATTAGATACTGAGGTAGAGACTGTAATATTTGGATGTGAAGCATCTTATTTCTGAATTATTTTTTGGTGAAAATGTTTTTTTCAATCTGCTAACTGTAAATTATGTCCATTTCTGTCATATCTGGTGGAAGCAATTGAGGAATACAGAAGGATTTTTAAACAGTTTGTTTTGTTGAAGTGGGAAAAATCATAGCAAGTGAAACAGCAATAAGTTTGTCTTGCCTGCATATGCATGGCATAGGCATATACTGATTTGGTTTAATTTCTAAGAAACTATAGACTTCTTACAGACACTACGAGACAATTATATGTAGAGAGAGAAAAGTGACCAATTTTTTTACCTTTGTTATTTTTTGGTTTAGGGTTTCCTCAGAGGGAATTCCCTTAACAGAAACTGCACAAGGGGGAGACTGTGAGATTTTTGATTGGCCAGTTTCCGCATTATGATTTTCTAGTGATTGGAGTTCCTCAGTTCCAAAATGCTGAAGCTTGGAAGTAGCCAAGGTACTGTGAAGGTTTGAGTTATGTACATCCTGCACCAGATTCTGAAATCAGTAAGATATTCCACTACTTATCACTACATCAGTGCATTATGTATTTATCAAATTGTGAGAGTATGTTGCACCTAGCCACTTACCGTGCCAAAAAAGTCACCTTTGTCAGTATATAGGCCAAGAATGCGGCCATTACATGCATCCAGAGAAAGAAATAGGATGACATAAACAACATAAGAGTGCATGCTGAATGATGATTGCGAAAGATCTTCTGCAGGTTGAGGTTTGTGAAGAACTGCAAGCTTTCTGTATGAGTTTGATTTTGCTTGTAGCCCAGCTGTGTATATGTACTGAATGTAAGAAGGAAGGGCATTTAATGTGGACTTCTTGGATTGTTTTGGAGAACATGCAGGTGTTTTTGAATGATGAGCCATGAATTAAAATCACGGATTTTTTTGCCTTATATGTCCCCTTCGCCTCGCCTTTTTAAGAATTGAGGGACCGAAGAAGGAGAGATCATAAAGAAGATACGTAGATGCATGGACTGTATACTCTTTTGTTGAGGAGAGACTTGGACCTTACTACCATTTTTACTTCTGTCAAAAGATATAGGAAGACAAAAAGTGGTAGCATTCAGCAAGATAACTAAGGTAAATCCAGAAGGAAGTTGATGACCTTCTCATATATATGTCTCTGCAGAAATATTTCATGCCTTCCTTATAGGGATAAATTAATTCCATACCTCGTCTTAACTTGACCACTCAATGTCTGCATGGCTCTAGAATATTCCTTTCGTTTGTTTTTCCTCCTCCCCTTTCCATTATCAGATGAGGATAGCAGTAGGGGTAATTTGCAGAACAAGTACTTTCTAGAAGATGAGTAGTTGATCGATAAGAACTATTTATGCCACAGGTGAAATTACCTTGATCCTTGAGGTGATGAACTTCCCCAATGGAGCTaacaaaatacatttatataaatttggtatTACTAGCATTTGTGCAATATTGTGTCAACACAACCATTTCACTTTGGCTCTTGTCATATATTTGTCTATTTTACGTTCATCTGATTAGGTAGGGAAGAGTTGTATCGTAGATGGTTTTGGATATATGCATATGGAGACCTTGGCCTCGCAATCTcaaattttcatttcttcatcATTTTTTCCCGGAATATTGATGCTCAGCAGAATTATCTCCGCGATATTACATGCATTGTGATTGTGATACTTGGAGTTAAAAGCATGTCCATATCCTATATGCAATACACTGATTGAATCACATGGTATTCCACTTATCATTATATGCCCTTGTTGCAGCACGAAACAGCCAGGGCCTACGGAGTATGGAGAGTAGGACTGGAGTGTGAACAGATTGGGAGACAGGGTTGCATGGCCAGGCCACCAATTGCATTACCTGAGACAGAATATGGGGACTTGAAGAAAACGCTACTGCTGTAATATTTTTTGCAGCCTGCTGTGTCGTCTAGTATATTGACAGTGTCATTTAACTGTATATCGCTATCTCAGTCCTATCAAAATGAATATCCTTAAATCTAGCCATTCTTATTCCTCCAAAAGCAGAGCAGAGCATCTCAAAAGTCATGTCATATTACAGCATGAATAGACAAACTCACATTTCAGATTGTGTCACTGGTGCCACTTATTTGGTCCTGATATTGCTAAAGATCTTTATTTATACAGGCTGCCAACAATTGAATGCATTAACCAGTTGCAATATCTGACCCAAACTCTAATAAGATGTTAGATATCCCCCAACATGTGCAGCTAAGCCTCTCTTGTGATTTGTGCACTGCATTGCTGTATCTGTTCTAATCACCAAGCCTCCGTCCCACCAAAACGATTATGCGTGTATGTGCTCTGAGGGGGATTTCAGAACTGTGTTTTCGACATGGCATGTTTCACATGCTACGTAAAACTTGCTCATAAGTACACATTAACAAATTCAAAGGGAAGACCACTGGAACTAGACAGATCTCATTTGAAAATAGTGAATACTGGTCGGCAATTCACCAAACAATAGTACAGGTATAGTAACTTATAAGTTTCCCAAGAGCTGTTTGTTCAAATTTCTGTACATAACATACTGGTATGAGAGACAGTTTTTATCAGTGAGAGAGTACGCAAAATTAACGTTGTTGTGTCCGAATGTGAACCACTTAGACTGTGGCTCAGAAAATATGATAGAAGCAGAGATGAAAATTGGTCACTCTCGGCTAACAGAAAAATGTTACCAGAATTATATTTGACAGATAAATCCCCGGTGATCTTATTGTAGGGAATAGTTAGCTGAACAGACTATACTAAATGAGCCTATAGAGCTTCTGTAAAAAATATTTGCTAAAGGCCTAAAGCAATCTACAGTATATTTCTGTGGATGATTTTGGTACTCAGTTAGCAGCAACCACAATTTTAAAGAACAGTGTCATGTTAGAGAAACTACAAACAATATCTCAAAGAATAATTAAAAGCACACATATAATAGAAGGAATGGAGGCTATATAAATAAGATGAAATGAATAGCTAACCACACATTGTGCACCTGAATGTGCATAATGTGTGTGTAAATCAATACCTTCTTAAAGATGGGATGGGATGTTAATTCTCATGACAGCTATCACTTGAGTAGCTGAGTTTATGTCGTCGATCATATgaccaggggcggatctagtaagaggcacgggggacacgtgtcccctctaaatttatttatttttacattttttcaccaatctaaattttacaaaatatagaAGTGCCccccaaaatttaaaaatatatagatgttttttgaaaatttgcttggtgcctCCCTAAGATTTCGTTTCTAGACTGATGACATATATACAACATTAATTAAGGATAGCATATCATCCTTTCTTAGTTGTTGATAGTTAAATTTGAGTAGCTTCATCTCTGCATGACTGGAACTACACCATGTACACTTGTTTGCAGTTTTATGCTGTGCTATATGATTGCAGGTGTTGAAACATCACAGGATGAAAGAAGAAATGTAAAAATACAGAAAGAGCATCGAAAAATTGTGGATATTCACAAAGCAGAGCATATGAGGAATTCGCAATTCTGTCAAAGAGGAACcttatgaaaaaatataacaCGAGAGAGAACCATATCTGGCTGCTCAAACTATACCATTGATGGGCTGGGCCTGAGTTGGGCTCGAGTTTTGTCTGATTGGATTCAGTGCAGCAATTACATGATTTCTTTTGTTACATAATTCTCGGTCGGTGGAAGGTATTAACGTTTTTCAACTCCTTCACTATTTAAATCAACGGACAACGGGGCTTAAAAGAATTGAGCACTGACAAAAGAATTAAAGAAAAACAttcaaaaaaatgttaaaagtatACTCCATGTACAACGAATCATTTTGATACACATCTTCGAAAGTAGccatattattagatttttaataagCAATATTCATGAAATAAATTCAGATATTAATTTAAGTCACGTCGTTAGATTAAACAAGTGAAGCCAAACTATATCATTGAAAAGAATATCCaacattaaatatttaatgtgataaatcttaaaatattattattatgcatCAAAGAGCAATTTCAACAAGAGTCTGTCTTCGCGTTACAATACGCTCTTGTTGATCATATATCTTactcatttattttaaattagattttaTTGTGCAATACTCATGTGATTAGCTAGAAAACGACCATAAATGTACATTTCACAGGCTTGTCAAATTTTTGATAACAAAATCACAAACCATTCTGGTGTTGGGTTTTGTATTAGGCACACAGGCATGTCAAATGTCCAATACTAGTTTGGACACCGCCCTACACAGCATGATGGTTAGCTTCGAATTTGATTGTGTCCCTCTAGATCAGCTATCAGAAGAACAAGTTGCTATTTTCTTGTCTTTGGATTCATATGTCACTACTCACCTATCAATCCATTTTACAATTCAGCCCTTCAAACCACCCTCTCTTGAGTCCTACTCCTAGCCTCTAAAACGCGCACACAAATATTTTCTAGTTATCTTTTCTAGGACCCTTTTGTTTTTTAACCTTTTGACAGCTAAATTTACCATTAAATTCCCTTTTATAGTGATAAAGCATGCTTTGCCTAAAAACTCTACTTTATTTTTCGAGGGAAAGCAAtcctttttttccttaaaaCCATAGTTATATATTTGCGACTCTTTTCAAGAAAATGTTTACAATGTTAACTTTAAAACACAAACAGGTGGGCGGTGTTTATAGTATGTATTGTTTACCATGGTCTGCAATCTTGAGGCACTGTTCTTTAAATTATTGTATTGCGTAATAATACCTTTATAGTTATACATATTTAATCAGCCTGCCACTAATTATTTTCTTGTCTACTGTTTGGAGATATTTTAATCTTAAC
This region includes:
- the LOC108205909 gene encoding L-lactate dehydrogenase B is translated as MHQSSSSSSLGPGGLDLTQAFFKPIKSSSQPSPTNRPTKVSVIGVGNVGMAIAQTILTQDLVDELALVDAKPDKLQGEMLDLQHAAAFLPRTKIQASVDYQVTAGSDLCIVTAGARQNPGESRLNLLQRNLAMYKTIIPPLAKHSPEAILLIVSNPVDVLTYVAWKLSGFPSNRVIGSGTNLDSSRFRFLIADHLDVNAQDVQAYIVGEHGDSSVALWSSISVGGVPVLSFLERQQIVYEKETLEKIHREVVESAYQVISLKGYTSWAIGYSVASLARDILRNQRRIHPVSVLAKGFYGIDFGEVFLSLPAQLGRSGVLGVTNVHLTDEEAQQLRDSAKTILEVQSQLGV
- the LOC108208334 gene encoding uncharacterized protein LOC108208334, translated to MAHHSKTPACSPKQSKKSTLNALPSYIQYIYTAGLQAKSNSYRKLAVLHKPQPAEDLSQSSFSMHSYVVYVILFLSLDACNGRILGLYTDKGDFFGTDVHNSNLHSTLATSKLQHFGTEELQSLENHNAETGQSKISQSPPCAVSVKGIPSEETLNQKITKEWRRQALSTSGSVAQDVEEPADSNSKDIIEDVVVMDYAQPHRKPPIHNTKD